The Mangifera indica cultivar Alphonso unplaced genomic scaffold, CATAS_Mindica_2.1 Un_0049, whole genome shotgun sequence genome window below encodes:
- the LOC123206795 gene encoding protein GAMETE EXPRESSED 2-like isoform X1, which yields MALQVHFLLLISLFTLPFSTSAVPLFAFSWLDDKNKFLAGDKAAVRIIVLGNFDSQGNASLEKSSFKPSLIINEKVGNSCYISGVVLETSGDTSNWRIIFTPILVGLFNLLVLDEPFKVLDSSLHFYVDPGKMHPSVSVVSWMGGVNEFEAGTKATLLILPKDAFGNNVSSTSKEPSSFNFIVSVCQANGSFINMPNVTNVGWNEAGYIVLEFIASIAGDLSLRIEGGNQTLNGSPLPFKVNPGALDISSCEAKLKYEVSAWQIFSKMEVFIHQHDQYRNLVPGLYAFDADIVEKETNLSIPVVDFHFEEVVPGIQLLSFTIQESGNFLLTISDMKHSISISNMPFAYSVFVGYCDGLSSVVNGSGLNGSIAGEIAVFSVYLNDNFQFPSPVEIEMLKVQIIRENDSYQIRPSILPTQIVNGSGSTEKLSNGSIDQLEIALAPSIDQTNTSSENSKVLASAFDVTYIPERSGTYNTLVLCGNIVLNGGYPFRMEVKAGDVNMSLSGVVKFSPKVPMLITHEVVVQLQDSISNPVLSQQSRLKLEITSINNSGFSSWMFVDNNDGSYSVRYLAMEVGTYEMCVSLDGRCFSPFQVHVYSSQYFPKAYDDILSVWEDESIAFDALANDYYAGDQANLVEFSNPGFGSLLQFGQIFRYTPYKDYIGNDSFSYTISDVNGNLATAAVNISVLSIPPQFVSFPTQLLATEDLMSPRIGGFTGLGIRYSELKENISVTLSAKSGTVFLSSLLMQFWQPSMWSGLSVRNGNETVKDLILEGSIDVINFTLQSIQYLGNENFYGEDTIRISARNRNGKNDLDIPISVEPVNDPPFIQVPEYIVLNATGDESLIFNRERDKFDFSIGDPDMHKYPGGPSRFVVAFSMEVSDGLLLSSLPAELISVTEVKLKDSYLWQPVQTYVTISKHFMVQASGIRFQASINDCKTVMQQLFYHGQEHNTLLTLKVNDMGRYGCYPDCAEKFFVPLSAEANVTLIRKRPMSSLAAHTLGSAIIIEFIMVLSLGVVLLLFTCKCAILLVNERRHGDAKNSKLSRMQSSNTQTASRTKLLLHAHSFEASADQCIGSGQLKEAD from the exons ATGGCACTCCAGGTCCATTTTCTCTTACTCATTTCTCTCTTCACTCTCCCCTTCTCAACCTCTGCAG TGCCGTTATTCGCTTTCAGTTGGTTGGACGACAAGAACAAATTTCTAGCAGGCGATAAAGCAGCCGTAAGGATCATAGTGCTAGGAAATTTTGACAGCCAAGGAAATGCTTCACTTGAAAAAAGTTCTTTCAAGCCTTCACTCATAATAAACGAgaaggtgggaaatagttgttacATTTCTGGGGTTGTGCTAGAGACCAGTGGAGATACTAGCAATTGGAGAATTATATTCACGCCAATCCTGGTtggtttgtttaatttgttagtCCTTGATGAACCTTTCAAAGTATTGGATTCCTCTCTTCATTTCTATGTTGATCCAG GGAAAATGCATCCATCTGTCTCTGTTGTTTCATGGATGGGTGGTGTGAATGAGTTTGAAGCGGGGACAAAAGCCACCCTTTTGATTCTTCCTAAAGATGCATTTGGAAATAATGTTTCTTCGACAAGCAAAGAACCAAGTTCTTTTAATTTCATAGTGTCTGTATGTCAGGCAAATGGTTCCTTTATTAACATGCCAAATGTTACTAACGTGGGTTGGAATGAAGCTGGTTACATCGTCTTAGAGTTTATTGCTAGTATAGCCGGGGACCTTTCATTGCGCATTGAAGGGGGAAATCAAACATTGAATGGCTCTCCACTACCATTCAAGGTCAATCCAG GAGCACTGGACATTTCCAGTTGTGAGGCCAAATTGAAATATGAAGTGTCTGCCTGGCAGATTTTTTCCAAGATGGAAGTATTTATACACCAGCATGATCAATATAGGAACCTTGTTCCAGGATTGTATGCCTTTGATGCTGATATTGTTGAGAAAGAGACAAATTTGTCTATACCAGTTGTAGATTTTCACTTTGAAGAAGTGGTTCCAGGAATTCAGTTGCTTTCTTTTACCATACAGGAATCTGGAAACTTCTTGCTCACAATATCTGATATGAAGCATAGTATAAGCATCTCCAACATGCCTTTTGCTTATTCTGTCTTTGTAG GATATTGTGATGGATTAAGCAGTGTTGTCAACGGCTCTGGTTTAAATGGTTCCATTGCTGGGGAAATTGCAGTCTTCTCAGTTTATTtgaatgacaattttcaattcCCATCTCCAGTTGAAATAGAAATGCTTAAAGTACAAATTATAAGGGAAAACGACTCTTATCAAATACGGCCAAGTATATTACCCACACAGATTGTTAATG GGAGTGGATCTACTGAAAAGCTGAGTAATGGTTCTATTGATCAGTTAGAAATTGCTCTGGCACCCTCTATTGATCAGACTAACACT TCTTCAGAGAACTCAAAAGTTCTGGCCAGTGCTTTTGATGTTACTTATATTCCTGAAAGGAGTGGTACTTATAATACTCTGGTACTCTGTggaaatattgttttaaatggTGGTTATCCATTCAGAATGGAAGTCAAAGCAG GAGATGTGAATATGTCACTCTCGGGAGTTGTGAAGTTTAGTCCTAAGGTGCCAATGCTGATTACACATGAGGTAGTGGTCCAGCTACAGGATTCAATTTCCAATCCTGTCTTGTCACAACAGTCGAGGCTGAAACTGGAGATTACTTCAATAAACAATTCTGGCTTTTCAAGTTGGATGTTCGTGGATAACAATGATGGTTCATACAGCGTTCGATATCTGGCTATGGAAGTAGGTACCTACGAGATGTGTGTTTCGTTGGATGGCAGATGTTTCTCACCTTTCCAGGTTCATGTGTACAGCA GTCAATATTTTCCTAAagcatatgatgatatattgtCTGTTTGGGAGGATGAGTCGATTGCTTTTGATGCTTTGGCTAATGACTACTATGCCGGGGATCAGGCAAACCTTGTTGAATTCTCCAAC CCTGGTTTTGGTTCACTTCTACAGTTTGGGCAGATCTTCAGATATACCCCTTACAAAGATTATATTGGGAATGATTCTTTTTCATACACAATATCTGATGTCAATGGTAACCTTGCCACTGCTGCTGTCAACATTTCTGTTCTCAGTATCCCACCACAGTTTGTTTCCTTTCCTACTCAATTGCTAGCAACTGAAGACTTGATGAGTCCCAGGATCGG TGGTTTCACTGGGTTAGGGATTAGATATTCAGAATTGAAGGAGAACATTTCTGTCACTCTCAGTGCAAAGTCTGGGACTGTATTCTTGTCTTCTTTGCTAATGCAGTTTTGGCAACCATCAATGTGGAGTGGACTTTCTGTAAGGAATGGCAATGAAACCGTGAAGGATTTGATCTTAGAAGGCAGTATAGATGTCATCAATTTTACCCTTCAGTCAATCCAATATCTTGG AAATGAAAACTTTTATGGGGAGGATACCATTCGAATATCTGCCAGAAACAGAAACGGGAAAAATGATTTGGATATTCCAATTTCTGTGGAGCCTGTTAATGATCCTCCATTCATTCAAGTCCCCGAATACATTGTTCTAAATGCTACTGGAGATGAGTCACTGATATTCAACAGAGAAAGAGACAAGTTCGATTTCAGCATTGGGGATCCAGATATGCATAAGTATCCAG GCGGTCCATCTCGCTTCGTGGTGGCATTTTCCATGGAAGTTAGTGATGGATTATTGCTATCCAGTCTACCAGCTGAGCTCATCAGTGTAACTGAAGTGAAGCTAAAGGACAGTTATCTATGGCAACCCGTTCAGACCTATGTCACcatttcaaaacattttatggTCCAAGCCAGTGGAATTAGATTTCAGGCATCAATAAATGACTGCAAAACTGTAATGCAACAGCTCTTTTATCAT GGTCAGGAACATAACACCCTTTTGACACTGAAGGTGAACGACATGGGGCGTTATGGTTGTTATCCAGACTGCGCTGAAAAGTTCTTTGTGCCTCTATCTGCAGAGGCTAATGTAACTTTGATCAGAAAAAGGCCAATGAGTTCATTGGCAGCTCATA CCTTAGGATCAGCTATAATCATTGAATTCATTATGGTGCTTTCTCTTGGAGTTGTACTTCTTCTCTTCACTTGCAAATGTGCAATTCTTCTGGTGAATGAGAGAAGACATGGTGATGCCAAAAACTCAAAGCTTTCCAGGATGCAGAGTTCGAATACACAAACTGCT TCAAGAACAAAGCTACTGCTTCATGCTCATTCCTTTGAAGCTTCTGCTGATCAATGCATAGGCTCTGGCCAGTTGAAGGAAGCAGACTGA
- the LOC123206795 gene encoding protein GAMETE EXPRESSED 2-like isoform X2: protein MALQVHFLLLISLFTLPFSTSAVPLFAFSWLDDKNKFLAGDKAAVRIIVLGNFDSQGNASLEKSSFKPSLIINEKVGNSCYISGVVLETSGDTSNWRIIFTPILVGLFNLLVLDEPFKVLDSSLHFYVDPGKMHPSVSVVSWMGGVNEFEAGTKATLLILPKDAFGNNVSSTSKEPSSFNFIVSVCQANGSFINMPNVTNVGWNEAGYIVLEFIASIAGDLSLRIEGGNQTLNGSPLPFKVNPGYCDGLSSVVNGSGLNGSIAGEIAVFSVYLNDNFQFPSPVEIEMLKVQIIRENDSYQIRPSILPTQIVNGSGSTEKLSNGSIDQLEIALAPSIDQTNTSSENSKVLASAFDVTYIPERSGTYNTLVLCGNIVLNGGYPFRMEVKAGDVNMSLSGVVKFSPKVPMLITHEVVVQLQDSISNPVLSQQSRLKLEITSINNSGFSSWMFVDNNDGSYSVRYLAMEVGTYEMCVSLDGRCFSPFQVHVYSSQYFPKAYDDILSVWEDESIAFDALANDYYAGDQANLVEFSNPGFGSLLQFGQIFRYTPYKDYIGNDSFSYTISDVNGNLATAAVNISVLSIPPQFVSFPTQLLATEDLMSPRIGGFTGLGIRYSELKENISVTLSAKSGTVFLSSLLMQFWQPSMWSGLSVRNGNETVKDLILEGSIDVINFTLQSIQYLGNENFYGEDTIRISARNRNGKNDLDIPISVEPVNDPPFIQVPEYIVLNATGDESLIFNRERDKFDFSIGDPDMHKYPGGPSRFVVAFSMEVSDGLLLSSLPAELISVTEVKLKDSYLWQPVQTYVTISKHFMVQASGIRFQASINDCKTVMQQLFYHGQEHNTLLTLKVNDMGRYGCYPDCAEKFFVPLSAEANVTLIRKRPMSSLAAHTLGSAIIIEFIMVLSLGVVLLLFTCKCAILLVNERRHGDAKNSKLSRMQSSNTQTASRTKLLLHAHSFEASADQCIGSGQLKEAD, encoded by the exons ATGGCACTCCAGGTCCATTTTCTCTTACTCATTTCTCTCTTCACTCTCCCCTTCTCAACCTCTGCAG TGCCGTTATTCGCTTTCAGTTGGTTGGACGACAAGAACAAATTTCTAGCAGGCGATAAAGCAGCCGTAAGGATCATAGTGCTAGGAAATTTTGACAGCCAAGGAAATGCTTCACTTGAAAAAAGTTCTTTCAAGCCTTCACTCATAATAAACGAgaaggtgggaaatagttgttacATTTCTGGGGTTGTGCTAGAGACCAGTGGAGATACTAGCAATTGGAGAATTATATTCACGCCAATCCTGGTtggtttgtttaatttgttagtCCTTGATGAACCTTTCAAAGTATTGGATTCCTCTCTTCATTTCTATGTTGATCCAG GGAAAATGCATCCATCTGTCTCTGTTGTTTCATGGATGGGTGGTGTGAATGAGTTTGAAGCGGGGACAAAAGCCACCCTTTTGATTCTTCCTAAAGATGCATTTGGAAATAATGTTTCTTCGACAAGCAAAGAACCAAGTTCTTTTAATTTCATAGTGTCTGTATGTCAGGCAAATGGTTCCTTTATTAACATGCCAAATGTTACTAACGTGGGTTGGAATGAAGCTGGTTACATCGTCTTAGAGTTTATTGCTAGTATAGCCGGGGACCTTTCATTGCGCATTGAAGGGGGAAATCAAACATTGAATGGCTCTCCACTACCATTCAAGGTCAATCCAG GATATTGTGATGGATTAAGCAGTGTTGTCAACGGCTCTGGTTTAAATGGTTCCATTGCTGGGGAAATTGCAGTCTTCTCAGTTTATTtgaatgacaattttcaattcCCATCTCCAGTTGAAATAGAAATGCTTAAAGTACAAATTATAAGGGAAAACGACTCTTATCAAATACGGCCAAGTATATTACCCACACAGATTGTTAATG GGAGTGGATCTACTGAAAAGCTGAGTAATGGTTCTATTGATCAGTTAGAAATTGCTCTGGCACCCTCTATTGATCAGACTAACACT TCTTCAGAGAACTCAAAAGTTCTGGCCAGTGCTTTTGATGTTACTTATATTCCTGAAAGGAGTGGTACTTATAATACTCTGGTACTCTGTggaaatattgttttaaatggTGGTTATCCATTCAGAATGGAAGTCAAAGCAG GAGATGTGAATATGTCACTCTCGGGAGTTGTGAAGTTTAGTCCTAAGGTGCCAATGCTGATTACACATGAGGTAGTGGTCCAGCTACAGGATTCAATTTCCAATCCTGTCTTGTCACAACAGTCGAGGCTGAAACTGGAGATTACTTCAATAAACAATTCTGGCTTTTCAAGTTGGATGTTCGTGGATAACAATGATGGTTCATACAGCGTTCGATATCTGGCTATGGAAGTAGGTACCTACGAGATGTGTGTTTCGTTGGATGGCAGATGTTTCTCACCTTTCCAGGTTCATGTGTACAGCA GTCAATATTTTCCTAAagcatatgatgatatattgtCTGTTTGGGAGGATGAGTCGATTGCTTTTGATGCTTTGGCTAATGACTACTATGCCGGGGATCAGGCAAACCTTGTTGAATTCTCCAAC CCTGGTTTTGGTTCACTTCTACAGTTTGGGCAGATCTTCAGATATACCCCTTACAAAGATTATATTGGGAATGATTCTTTTTCATACACAATATCTGATGTCAATGGTAACCTTGCCACTGCTGCTGTCAACATTTCTGTTCTCAGTATCCCACCACAGTTTGTTTCCTTTCCTACTCAATTGCTAGCAACTGAAGACTTGATGAGTCCCAGGATCGG TGGTTTCACTGGGTTAGGGATTAGATATTCAGAATTGAAGGAGAACATTTCTGTCACTCTCAGTGCAAAGTCTGGGACTGTATTCTTGTCTTCTTTGCTAATGCAGTTTTGGCAACCATCAATGTGGAGTGGACTTTCTGTAAGGAATGGCAATGAAACCGTGAAGGATTTGATCTTAGAAGGCAGTATAGATGTCATCAATTTTACCCTTCAGTCAATCCAATATCTTGG AAATGAAAACTTTTATGGGGAGGATACCATTCGAATATCTGCCAGAAACAGAAACGGGAAAAATGATTTGGATATTCCAATTTCTGTGGAGCCTGTTAATGATCCTCCATTCATTCAAGTCCCCGAATACATTGTTCTAAATGCTACTGGAGATGAGTCACTGATATTCAACAGAGAAAGAGACAAGTTCGATTTCAGCATTGGGGATCCAGATATGCATAAGTATCCAG GCGGTCCATCTCGCTTCGTGGTGGCATTTTCCATGGAAGTTAGTGATGGATTATTGCTATCCAGTCTACCAGCTGAGCTCATCAGTGTAACTGAAGTGAAGCTAAAGGACAGTTATCTATGGCAACCCGTTCAGACCTATGTCACcatttcaaaacattttatggTCCAAGCCAGTGGAATTAGATTTCAGGCATCAATAAATGACTGCAAAACTGTAATGCAACAGCTCTTTTATCAT GGTCAGGAACATAACACCCTTTTGACACTGAAGGTGAACGACATGGGGCGTTATGGTTGTTATCCAGACTGCGCTGAAAAGTTCTTTGTGCCTCTATCTGCAGAGGCTAATGTAACTTTGATCAGAAAAAGGCCAATGAGTTCATTGGCAGCTCATA CCTTAGGATCAGCTATAATCATTGAATTCATTATGGTGCTTTCTCTTGGAGTTGTACTTCTTCTCTTCACTTGCAAATGTGCAATTCTTCTGGTGAATGAGAGAAGACATGGTGATGCCAAAAACTCAAAGCTTTCCAGGATGCAGAGTTCGAATACACAAACTGCT TCAAGAACAAAGCTACTGCTTCATGCTCATTCCTTTGAAGCTTCTGCTGATCAATGCATAGGCTCTGGCCAGTTGAAGGAAGCAGACTGA
- the LOC123206795 gene encoding protein GAMETE EXPRESSED 2-like isoform X3 gives MGFVSCHFLVEGKMHPSVSVVSWMGGVNEFEAGTKATLLILPKDAFGNNVSSTSKEPSSFNFIVSVCQANGSFINMPNVTNVGWNEAGYIVLEFIASIAGDLSLRIEGGNQTLNGSPLPFKVNPGALDISSCEAKLKYEVSAWQIFSKMEVFIHQHDQYRNLVPGLYAFDADIVEKETNLSIPVVDFHFEEVVPGIQLLSFTIQESGNFLLTISDMKHSISISNMPFAYSVFVGYCDGLSSVVNGSGLNGSIAGEIAVFSVYLNDNFQFPSPVEIEMLKVQIIRENDSYQIRPSILPTQIVNGSGSTEKLSNGSIDQLEIALAPSIDQTNTSSENSKVLASAFDVTYIPERSGTYNTLVLCGNIVLNGGYPFRMEVKAGDVNMSLSGVVKFSPKVPMLITHEVVVQLQDSISNPVLSQQSRLKLEITSINNSGFSSWMFVDNNDGSYSVRYLAMEVGTYEMCVSLDGRCFSPFQVHVYSSQYFPKAYDDILSVWEDESIAFDALANDYYAGDQANLVEFSNPGFGSLLQFGQIFRYTPYKDYIGNDSFSYTISDVNGNLATAAVNISVLSIPPQFVSFPTQLLATEDLMSPRIGGFTGLGIRYSELKENISVTLSAKSGTVFLSSLLMQFWQPSMWSGLSVRNGNETVKDLILEGSIDVINFTLQSIQYLGNENFYGEDTIRISARNRNGKNDLDIPISVEPVNDPPFIQVPEYIVLNATGDESLIFNRERDKFDFSIGDPDMHKYPGGPSRFVVAFSMEVSDGLLLSSLPAELISVTEVKLKDSYLWQPVQTYVTISKHFMVQASGIRFQASINDCKTVMQQLFYHGQEHNTLLTLKVNDMGRYGCYPDCAEKFFVPLSAEANVTLIRKRPMSSLAAHTLGSAIIIEFIMVLSLGVVLLLFTCKCAILLVNERRHGDAKNSKLSRMQSSNTQTASRTKLLLHAHSFEASADQCIGSGQLKEAD, from the exons ATGGGATTTGTTTCATGTCATTTTCTGGTTGAAGGGAAAATGCATCCATCTGTCTCTGTTGTTTCATGGATGGGTGGTGTGAATGAGTTTGAAGCGGGGACAAAAGCCACCCTTTTGATTCTTCCTAAAGATGCATTTGGAAATAATGTTTCTTCGACAAGCAAAGAACCAAGTTCTTTTAATTTCATAGTGTCTGTATGTCAGGCAAATGGTTCCTTTATTAACATGCCAAATGTTACTAACGTGGGTTGGAATGAAGCTGGTTACATCGTCTTAGAGTTTATTGCTAGTATAGCCGGGGACCTTTCATTGCGCATTGAAGGGGGAAATCAAACATTGAATGGCTCTCCACTACCATTCAAGGTCAATCCAG GAGCACTGGACATTTCCAGTTGTGAGGCCAAATTGAAATATGAAGTGTCTGCCTGGCAGATTTTTTCCAAGATGGAAGTATTTATACACCAGCATGATCAATATAGGAACCTTGTTCCAGGATTGTATGCCTTTGATGCTGATATTGTTGAGAAAGAGACAAATTTGTCTATACCAGTTGTAGATTTTCACTTTGAAGAAGTGGTTCCAGGAATTCAGTTGCTTTCTTTTACCATACAGGAATCTGGAAACTTCTTGCTCACAATATCTGATATGAAGCATAGTATAAGCATCTCCAACATGCCTTTTGCTTATTCTGTCTTTGTAG GATATTGTGATGGATTAAGCAGTGTTGTCAACGGCTCTGGTTTAAATGGTTCCATTGCTGGGGAAATTGCAGTCTTCTCAGTTTATTtgaatgacaattttcaattcCCATCTCCAGTTGAAATAGAAATGCTTAAAGTACAAATTATAAGGGAAAACGACTCTTATCAAATACGGCCAAGTATATTACCCACACAGATTGTTAATG GGAGTGGATCTACTGAAAAGCTGAGTAATGGTTCTATTGATCAGTTAGAAATTGCTCTGGCACCCTCTATTGATCAGACTAACACT TCTTCAGAGAACTCAAAAGTTCTGGCCAGTGCTTTTGATGTTACTTATATTCCTGAAAGGAGTGGTACTTATAATACTCTGGTACTCTGTggaaatattgttttaaatggTGGTTATCCATTCAGAATGGAAGTCAAAGCAG GAGATGTGAATATGTCACTCTCGGGAGTTGTGAAGTTTAGTCCTAAGGTGCCAATGCTGATTACACATGAGGTAGTGGTCCAGCTACAGGATTCAATTTCCAATCCTGTCTTGTCACAACAGTCGAGGCTGAAACTGGAGATTACTTCAATAAACAATTCTGGCTTTTCAAGTTGGATGTTCGTGGATAACAATGATGGTTCATACAGCGTTCGATATCTGGCTATGGAAGTAGGTACCTACGAGATGTGTGTTTCGTTGGATGGCAGATGTTTCTCACCTTTCCAGGTTCATGTGTACAGCA GTCAATATTTTCCTAAagcatatgatgatatattgtCTGTTTGGGAGGATGAGTCGATTGCTTTTGATGCTTTGGCTAATGACTACTATGCCGGGGATCAGGCAAACCTTGTTGAATTCTCCAAC CCTGGTTTTGGTTCACTTCTACAGTTTGGGCAGATCTTCAGATATACCCCTTACAAAGATTATATTGGGAATGATTCTTTTTCATACACAATATCTGATGTCAATGGTAACCTTGCCACTGCTGCTGTCAACATTTCTGTTCTCAGTATCCCACCACAGTTTGTTTCCTTTCCTACTCAATTGCTAGCAACTGAAGACTTGATGAGTCCCAGGATCGG TGGTTTCACTGGGTTAGGGATTAGATATTCAGAATTGAAGGAGAACATTTCTGTCACTCTCAGTGCAAAGTCTGGGACTGTATTCTTGTCTTCTTTGCTAATGCAGTTTTGGCAACCATCAATGTGGAGTGGACTTTCTGTAAGGAATGGCAATGAAACCGTGAAGGATTTGATCTTAGAAGGCAGTATAGATGTCATCAATTTTACCCTTCAGTCAATCCAATATCTTGG AAATGAAAACTTTTATGGGGAGGATACCATTCGAATATCTGCCAGAAACAGAAACGGGAAAAATGATTTGGATATTCCAATTTCTGTGGAGCCTGTTAATGATCCTCCATTCATTCAAGTCCCCGAATACATTGTTCTAAATGCTACTGGAGATGAGTCACTGATATTCAACAGAGAAAGAGACAAGTTCGATTTCAGCATTGGGGATCCAGATATGCATAAGTATCCAG GCGGTCCATCTCGCTTCGTGGTGGCATTTTCCATGGAAGTTAGTGATGGATTATTGCTATCCAGTCTACCAGCTGAGCTCATCAGTGTAACTGAAGTGAAGCTAAAGGACAGTTATCTATGGCAACCCGTTCAGACCTATGTCACcatttcaaaacattttatggTCCAAGCCAGTGGAATTAGATTTCAGGCATCAATAAATGACTGCAAAACTGTAATGCAACAGCTCTTTTATCAT GGTCAGGAACATAACACCCTTTTGACACTGAAGGTGAACGACATGGGGCGTTATGGTTGTTATCCAGACTGCGCTGAAAAGTTCTTTGTGCCTCTATCTGCAGAGGCTAATGTAACTTTGATCAGAAAAAGGCCAATGAGTTCATTGGCAGCTCATA CCTTAGGATCAGCTATAATCATTGAATTCATTATGGTGCTTTCTCTTGGAGTTGTACTTCTTCTCTTCACTTGCAAATGTGCAATTCTTCTGGTGAATGAGAGAAGACATGGTGATGCCAAAAACTCAAAGCTTTCCAGGATGCAGAGTTCGAATACACAAACTGCT TCAAGAACAAAGCTACTGCTTCATGCTCATTCCTTTGAAGCTTCTGCTGATCAATGCATAGGCTCTGGCCAGTTGAAGGAAGCAGACTGA